A stretch of DNA from Gemmatimonadota bacterium:
TTTGGCTTATCTGTGCGATGTGTCTGGGCAGCACGATGAGGCTGTTGCGTATATGCGTCGGGAAATAGAGAAATATGCTGGGCTAGGAGAAATTCAAAATAAGGCATTTATACAAGGGCGAGAAGGTCTGGTTGCATTGGTGGGATTTCGATTTGAGACAGCCAAAGAACAACTTGAAGCGGCTGTCAAGACATCTCAGCAACTGGGACTTGAACACCATCGCATTAGGGCACTCAATTTACTTCAAAGAATTTATTTTTATTTCGGTGATCTCGATCATGCGGAATCTGTTTGCTATGAAGTCATTGGGGAATGGCGGAAGCGAGGTGACGTGTTTTGGGAGGCGGTAAATCTCCTATGGCTTGGAGAAGTGGCGCTGGAACGCGGTAATTTTGCCGGGGCATTGGAATATGCCGAGATATCAGTAGAGCGATTTTTGGAAACACCGAGAAGAGATTATGTCTATTGCGCTTATGCAATTGCAGCAACGGCTGCTGCGAGAATGGGAGATACAGAAGTAGCACTCAAATGGGCAGAAAGAGCCAGTGAAGGTACGCAACAAACATCGGGCATGTACACGGGCATATTGCCTCTGGTGCATTGTGGTATTGGTGTTGCTTTTGCTCGTGCAGGGCGAATTGTTGAGGCTGAAGAGGCTTTTGAGCAGGCGATTGAATGCCGTAGAGAATCCAAAGGCGATCACTGGGCGCGTGCATTGCTGATGGCTGGGGAGTTTTATCTCGATCGCGATGATGTACCAAGAGCTAAGGCACATCTCGAATCGGCAAAACAGGCGTTTGGAGAAATGGAAATGTCTTATTTTCTGGAGAAAACACAGGTGTTATTAGATCAATTGCGTGAATCTTCTCGCAACGAGGATACCGCATTCAGTTCTGAGATTTCAGTCGATACGTTATCTGTTGATCGCTTGCGCTTGCTTTACGATGTGAGTCGAGAATTGACAACAGAGCGCGATGTCAAAGTGTTATTGGATCGAACTCTGGGTAATTTGTTGGCTGTTTATCCAGCAGAGCGGGTAGTGGTTGCAATAAAAAATGAGACCCAAAAAGGCTTTGTGGTCGATGCTGTGCGCTACCACAATTTAGAGGTAGATGATGCAGAAGCACTGAGTGGGAGTATTATTCGTCGGGTTATTGAGACAAATGAACCCGTTTTAAGTATTGATGCCCAGACAGACGACAGGCTAAATCAATATCAAAGTGTGATAGACTACAATATTCGGTCTGTATTGTGCGTGCCCTTATTTCAGGTTAAGGAAGGTGTTATTGGTGCGCTATATGTGGATCATCGCGGTATAGGCAACGCATTTTCTGAAGCTGATCAGACGTTTTTACAGGCATTTGCAAATCTGGTAGGAATGGCACTGGTCAATGCGAGGATGTACGAACAATTGGAAGAAAAAGCACAATATTTGCAACAGGAAGTGGAAAGGCGGTACCGGCTTGATGATATGGTCGGCCAGAGTGATGCGATGCAGGCGATCTACCGGCTTATAGAAACTGCTGCAAAGAGCGATATTCCCGTGCTTGTGCAGGGCGAAACAGGTACGGGCAAAGAATTGGCTGCGCGTGCCATACACTACAATAGCACACGCAAAGATCAGCGATTTTTGTCACAAAATTGTGCTACACTCTCACCAGAGTTGTTGCAGAGTGAGTTGTTTGGACACAGAAAAGGCGCGTTTACTGGCGCGACTGAAGATCATAAGGGGATTTTTGAAGCTGCTGATGGCGGTACGGTTTTTTTAGATGAAATCGCCGATGCCCCGCCGCAGTTGCAGAGGAGTTTGTTGCGGGTGTTACAAGAAGGCGAGATTCGGCGCGTGGGCGAAACAGAGGATCGCGCCGTGGATGTACGCATTATTGCAGCGACCAATCGAGACTTAAAGCAGGAAGTTGAAAACGGTTCTTTCCGCGAAGATTTGTATTATCGGTTGCAGGGGGTACAGATCGATATGCCGCCTTTGCGAGAACACCTTGAAGACGTGCCATTATTGGCAGAACATCTGCTCATTCGCGCAAAAGAAGAGGCAAACAAGTCGGTTGGAGGGCTGACGTTAGGTGCGATCAAGGTGCTTACAAGTCACAGATGGTCGGGTAATGTGCGCGAGTTAGAGAATGTGATTCGGCTTGCCGTAGCATTGGCAGAGGAAGAGGGTGATATTACGCCCGATTTGTTTTCAATAGCTGCCGGTGCGGTGTCAGATGTCTCTGTCGAATTTCAGGGGTATTTACAGGACCGTGTCCAGGAGTATGAAAAACAATTGATTCGAGACACGCTCGAGAAGTACGAGGGCAATATTACCCATACCGCCAGAGAATTGGGAATGACACGCGCAGGTTTGCAAAAAAAGATCAATCGTTTGGGGTTGAGATAGATATAAAACAGGTGCATCCTGGCGTATGCAGTGCATCCCAGCGGATGCACCTTAGTTTATCTTTATATGAATCAAATAGTTATGCGAAATTTTCGTGAATAAGTGATTATAGGTGCATCCTGGCGGATGCACTTACACCAGAATGTCGCTGATGTTGCAAAAATAATTTTTAAATTTTATCTCCTTGTTTTTCAAGTACTTGAGAATTTTCAAGTGCTTTTTTTTATTTTGGCGCGATTTTTGGCACGGATCTTGCAGTATAAAGGGCAGATAGCGACCCCATTTTAAATTCCTGTATTGAAGGAGGATAACATGACGACCCGACGCAAGTTGACTTTGATCAATGGAAAGATGGACGCGGAAGGCGATATTTGCACGTATCAGACTACGAATAGTTTTGAAATTGGCTGT
This window harbors:
- a CDS encoding sigma 54-interacting transcriptional regulator translates to VRRRLLHREIGNALEETEQVEELTEELADHFAAAEEQNKAVKYMCLAGKKALKKHAFRQALRRFEAVRNWTTNDDFESQADAINFLCDYADVLRGCGEHNRALELLEEAKALLSDEGNDLKARIFRNIGGIYSVLQHGEIAEEYMLEALRLYQELDDLDGEIQALGILAYLCDVSGQHDEAVAYMRREIEKYAGLGEIQNKAFIQGREGLVALVGFRFETAKEQLEAAVKTSQQLGLEHHRIRALNLLQRIYFYFGDLDHAESVCYEVIGEWRKRGDVFWEAVNLLWLGEVALERGNFAGALEYAEISVERFLETPRRDYVYCAYAIAATAAARMGDTEVALKWAERASEGTQQTSGMYTGILPLVHCGIGVAFARAGRIVEAEEAFEQAIECRRESKGDHWARALLMAGEFYLDRDDVPRAKAHLESAKQAFGEMEMSYFLEKTQVLLDQLRESSRNEDTAFSSEISVDTLSVDRLRLLYDVSRELTTERDVKVLLDRTLGNLLAVYPAERVVVAIKNETQKGFVVDAVRYHNLEVDDAEALSGSIIRRVIETNEPVLSIDAQTDDRLNQYQSVIDYNIRSVLCVPLFQVKEGVIGALYVDHRGIGNAFSEADQTFLQAFANLVGMALVNARMYEQLEEKAQYLQQEVERRYRLDDMVGQSDAMQAIYRLIETAAKSDIPVLVQGETGTGKELAARAIHYNSTRKDQRFLSQNCATLSPELLQSELFGHRKGAFTGATEDHKGIFEAADGGTVFLDEIADAPPQLQRSLLRVLQEGEIRRVGETEDRAVDVRIIAATNRDLKQEVENGSFREDLYYRLQGVQIDMPPLREHLEDVPLLAEHLLIRAKEEANKSVGGLTLGAIKVLTSHRWSGNVRELENVIRLAVALAEEEGDITPDLFSIAAGAVSDVSVEFQGYLQDRVQEYEKQLIRDTLEKYEGNITHTARELGMTRAGLQKKINRLGLR